The following are encoded in a window of Manihot esculenta cultivar AM560-2 chromosome 8, M.esculenta_v8, whole genome shotgun sequence genomic DNA:
- the LOC110621574 gene encoding putative UDP-glucuronate:xylan alpha-glucuronosyltransferase 4, with the protein MASSRLLRSFQRLLTSSLFFLCAALTFLAFFSIKPKPHYGPAIQPNPSDVWFDLFAKEFNTQKIKIGLVNIDDGLKSVYDAYGLAETVSVDFQPVSKEKKWDDFFPEWIDEEQKWGAPQCPEIPMPRLENYLGLDVIVARVPCGGDEGATEKEGIRDVWRLQVNLVVANLAVANGFVKKPAESERPVYVVFIGSCGPMQEIFRCDDLLTRIGDHWVYKPELKKLKHKMVMPVGSCQIAPPFAETGQEVWKKLLAFSTGTYNQSAYERVAYVTVLHSSEAYVCGALALAQSINQTKSTKDLVLLHDSSITPKSLRGLRAAGWKTRLIEPIRNPYARKGSYNEWNYSKLRVWELTDYDKVIFIDSDIIVLKKMDSFFYYPQLSASANDKMLFNSGILVIEPSTCMFKDLMSKTYKLTSYNGGDQGFLNEAFTWWHRLPSKLNHLKVFQGKGNKNHEIPADIYSIHLLGWKPWMCYSDYDCNWDMLPRQIFASDSAHRRWWRVYEAMPKKLQKYCGLTRQMDARIRKWRGIAKRANLSDGHWKIKARDPRQRLLI; encoded by the exons ATGGCCTCTTCAAGGCTCCTGAGATCGTTTCAAAGACTCTTAACTAGCAGTCTCTTCTTTCTCTGCGCAGCCCTCACATTTCTAGCCTTCTTTTCCATCAAGCCAAAACCCCATTACGGTCCTGCTATCCAGCCCAATCCCTCCGATGTCTGGTTCGATCTTTTTGCAAAAGAGTTCAATACCCAGAAAATAAAAATCGGTTTAGTTAATATTGATGATGGTTTAAAGAGTGTTTATGATGCATATGGATTAGCAGAGACTGTGTCGGTTGATTTCCAGCCTGTTTCGAAGGAAAAAAAATGGGATGATTTTTTCCCAGAGTGGATAGATGAAGAGCAAAAGTGGGGCGCACCACAGTGCCCGGAGATTCCCATGCCGAGACTGGAAAATTACCTTGGCTTAGATGTGATCGTAGCTAGGGTCCCTTGTGGTGGTGATGAAGGAGCAACAGAGAAGGAGGGGATTAGAGATGTGTGGAGGCTGCAAGTGAATTTGGTGGTGGCTAATCTTGCGGTGGCGAATGGGTTTGTGAAGAAGCCGGCGGAAAGTGAACGGCCGGTGTACGTTGTGTTTATAGGGTCTTGTGGACCCATGCAAGAAATTTTCAGATGTGATGATCTGTTGACTCGTATAGGTGATCATTGGGTGTACAAGCCTGAACTAAAGAAGCTGAAGCATAAGATGGTAATGCCCGTTGGATCATGCCAGATTGCTCCACCATTTGCAGAGACAG GCCAAGAAGTTTGGAAAAAATTACTTGCATTTTCAACGGGCACGTACAACCAGAGCGCGTACGAAAGGGTTGCCTATGTAACAGTCCTCCATTCCTCAGAAGCTTATGTCTGTGGAGCACTAGCTTTGGCTCAAAGtataaatcaaaccaaatctACCAAAGACCTTGTCTTACTCCACGACTCCTCGATAACTCCGAAGTCTCTTCGAGGTTTAAGAGCTGCTGGGTGGAAAACCAGGTTGATAGAACCCATCAGAAACCCTTATGCTAGAAAGGGCTCATATAATGAATGGAACTATAGCAAGCTTCGAGTTTGGGAATTAACAGATTATGACAAAGTTATTTTCATAGATTCAGATATCATAGTTCTTAAAAAAATGGATTCCTTCTTTTATTACCCACAATTATCAGCTTCTGCAAATGACAAGATGTTGTTCAACTCTGGAATCCTGGTGATAGAGCCATCGACGTGCATGTTCAAAGATCTGATGTCCAAGACTTATAAGTTAACTTCTTACAATGGTGGTGATCAAGGGTTTCTTAATGAAGCCTTTACATGGTGGCATAGGTTGCCTTCAAAGCTGAATCATCTTAAGGTCTTCCAAGGAAAAGGGAACAAAAATCATGAGATCCCAGCCGACATTTATAGTATTCATTTGTTGGGATGGAAGCCATGGATGTGTtatagtgattatgattgcaactGGGATATGTTGCCTCGTCAGATTTTTGCCAGTGACTCAGCTCACAGAAGGTGGTGGCGGGTGTATGAAGCTATGCCGAAGAAATTGCAGAAATATTGTGGGTTAACCAGGCAAATGGATGCCAGGATAAGGAAGTGGAGAGGGATTGCTAAGAGAGCAAATTTATCTGATGGGCATTGGAAGATCAAGGCCAGAGATCCAAGACAACGTCTcttaatttga